A single genomic interval of Carboxydocella sporoproducens DSM 16521 harbors:
- a CDS encoding Lon protease family protein, which yields MNQESLKLTPRQLWRPCDASKLPFRDTTEVEPVGEVLGQQRAKQALEFGLKIRRPGYNIFVAGETGTGKLTYTRKVIEGQAAQEPRPQDWCYVYNFKKPSQPRAISLPAGLGKQFVRDMEDMVNSLKKEVPKAFDSENSQKKKTLLWQQFEQESELLYQQLEKMANQKGFSLHRTSEGFVSVPLLNGEPLTEEEYNKLDPGTRRDLEKDSSYLQEKLVEMVSKLKKLEKKYQQKEKQLEGQMALLAIGHLLADLKDKYRQYHQVVEYIKGIQEDIINNLESFKEPEKDEVGEQLAFLLGAKKGEDPYEKYKVNLLVDSSEVKGAPVVYEPNPTFTNLIGRIEYQNELGVLSTDHTKIKAGALHRANGGYLILQVKDVLANPAAWEALKRVLRNGEIRIENPTDHQGVAVITTLQPEPIPVQVKVVLTGSLEYYQLLHEYDEDFPKLFKIRAEFDDELVRSEENERAMAGFIAAQCQKNDLKPFAASGVARIIEYSSRLAEHQDKLSARFNEIVEIIFEAEAWATLAGAERVEAEHVETAIKEKVYRSNLYEEKLGELLAQGVILLDTSGSKVGQINGLAVLDTGDYSFGKPSRITANTYLGEEGIINIEREVRLSGRIHDKGVMILAGYLGARYAHRVPLCLSASLCFEQNYDGVDGDSASAAELYALLSSLANVPLRQDLAVTGSVNQKGEIQPIGGINEKIEGFYYTCKARGLTGTQGVIMPVQNVPNLMLNEEVVEAVAAGRFHLYAISTIDQGLELLTGLPAAEIHQRVEAQLQKYYNIISEMGDN from the coding sequence ATGAACCAGGAGTCTTTGAAACTAACGCCCCGCCAGTTATGGCGTCCTTGCGATGCCAGCAAGTTACCTTTTCGGGATACGACAGAGGTAGAGCCGGTAGGAGAAGTGCTCGGACAGCAGCGGGCCAAGCAAGCCCTGGAATTCGGCTTGAAAATCCGGCGTCCTGGTTACAATATTTTCGTGGCTGGAGAAACAGGGACGGGAAAACTCACTTATACCCGTAAGGTAATTGAAGGCCAGGCAGCCCAGGAACCCCGTCCCCAGGACTGGTGCTATGTCTATAATTTCAAGAAACCCAGTCAGCCCCGGGCTATTTCTCTACCGGCCGGACTGGGCAAGCAGTTTGTCAGGGATATGGAAGACATGGTAAACAGTCTGAAAAAAGAAGTACCCAAAGCCTTTGACAGTGAAAACAGCCAGAAAAAGAAAACCCTGCTCTGGCAGCAATTTGAACAGGAAAGCGAATTGCTTTATCAGCAACTGGAGAAAATGGCCAACCAGAAAGGATTTTCCCTCCATCGCACCAGTGAAGGGTTTGTTTCCGTACCCCTGCTGAACGGGGAACCCCTGACCGAGGAGGAATACAACAAGCTGGATCCAGGAACGCGACGGGATCTGGAAAAGGATTCCTCGTATCTGCAGGAAAAGCTGGTGGAAATGGTCAGCAAATTAAAAAAACTGGAGAAGAAGTATCAGCAAAAGGAAAAGCAGCTGGAGGGCCAGATGGCTTTGCTGGCTATCGGCCATTTGCTGGCTGATTTAAAGGACAAATACCGCCAGTATCATCAGGTAGTGGAATACATCAAGGGAATTCAGGAAGATATTATCAATAATCTGGAGAGCTTTAAGGAACCGGAAAAGGACGAAGTGGGAGAACAGCTGGCTTTTCTCCTGGGGGCCAAAAAAGGAGAAGACCCCTATGAAAAATATAAAGTCAACCTGCTGGTGGATAGCAGCGAAGTTAAAGGGGCACCGGTAGTTTATGAACCCAACCCTACTTTTACCAATTTGATTGGCAGGATTGAATATCAAAATGAACTGGGGGTTTTGTCCACCGACCATACCAAAATCAAAGCCGGGGCCCTGCATCGGGCCAATGGCGGCTATCTGATTTTGCAGGTCAAGGACGTACTGGCCAATCCAGCGGCCTGGGAGGCATTAAAAAGGGTTTTACGCAATGGCGAAATTCGCATCGAAAATCCTACCGACCACCAGGGGGTGGCGGTAATTACCACTTTGCAACCAGAACCGATTCCGGTTCAGGTTAAAGTGGTACTGACCGGTAGCCTGGAATATTATCAGCTGCTGCATGAGTATGATGAGGATTTTCCCAAATTGTTCAAAATCAGGGCGGAATTTGATGATGAACTGGTCAGAAGTGAGGAGAACGAACGAGCTATGGCTGGATTCATCGCTGCCCAGTGTCAGAAAAACGATCTCAAGCCTTTTGCGGCCTCGGGAGTGGCGCGGATTATCGAATACAGCTCCCGTCTGGCCGAACATCAGGATAAACTTTCAGCCCGTTTTAATGAAATCGTCGAAATTATTTTTGAAGCGGAAGCCTGGGCCACCCTGGCCGGAGCGGAAAGGGTGGAGGCTGAACATGTTGAAACCGCGATCAAGGAAAAAGTCTACCGTTCCAACCTCTATGAAGAGAAGCTGGGTGAACTGCTGGCTCAGGGTGTAATTCTGTTAGATACAAGTGGCAGCAAGGTGGGACAAATCAATGGACTGGCAGTGCTGGATACCGGGGACTATTCTTTTGGTAAGCCCTCTCGTATCACTGCCAATACCTATCTGGGGGAAGAGGGGATTATCAATATCGAGCGGGAAGTGCGCCTGTCCGGTCGTATCCATGACAAGGGGGTCATGATTTTGGCTGGCTATTTGGGAGCCCGCTATGCCCACCGGGTCCCCCTTTGTCTCTCGGCCAGTCTCTGTTTTGAACAGAACTATGATGGGGTGGATGGTGACAGCGCCTCTGCTGCTGAACTCTATGCCCTGCTTTCCAGTCTGGCCAACGTTCCCCTCAGACAGGACCTGGCGGTAACGGGTTCTGTAAATCAAAAAGGGGAAATTCAGCCCATTGGTGGCATTAATGAAAAAATTGAAGGCTTTTATTATACCTGCAAAGCCCGTGGACTGACTGGAACCCAGGGGGTTATTATGCCTGTACAGAATGTACCCAATCTGATGCTCAATGAAGAGGTGGTGGAAGCCGTTGCGGCCGGGCGCTTTCATCTTTATGCCATCAGCACCATCGACCAGGGGCTGGAGTTATTAACCGGGCTCCCGGCAGCGGAAATTCATCAACGGGTAGAGGCTCAGCTCCAGAAATACTATAATATTATCAGTGAAATGGGTGATAACTAA
- a CDS encoding N-acetyltransferase — MLIRKARMADVESMHQLINECAAQGLMLARSRSMLYETIREFTVIEIEGQVVGTGALHVIWEDLAEIRALALASDWRGKGLGRKLVEALVEEARELGLPRVFALTYQLDFFLACGFREVPMETLPHKVWKECINCPKFPNCDEYAVIIELNEGGR, encoded by the coding sequence ATGCTGATTCGAAAAGCCAGGATGGCGGATGTGGAAAGCATGCACCAGCTGATTAATGAATGTGCCGCCCAGGGCCTTATGCTGGCCCGCTCCCGCAGCATGCTCTATGAAACCATCCGGGAATTTACCGTAATTGAAATCGAGGGCCAGGTAGTGGGAACCGGGGCCCTGCACGTCATCTGGGAGGACCTGGCTGAAATCCGGGCTCTGGCCCTGGCATCCGACTGGCGAGGAAAGGGGCTGGGCAGAAAACTGGTAGAGGCCCTGGTGGAAGAGGCAAGGGAACTGGGCTTACCCCGGGTTTTCGCTTTAACCTATCAGCTGGATTTTTTCCTGGCTTGCGGCTTCCGGGAAGTACCTATGGAGACATTACCCCATAAAGTCTGGAAGGAATGCATTAACTGCCCTAAATTTCCCAATTGTGATGAATATGCAGTCATTATAGAACTGAATGAAGGAGGAAGATAA
- a CDS encoding methyl-accepting chemotaxis protein, producing MVQRGLRFKLILSLFLVLAVLTASYGVYRVYSERTRVEANLTEKGMGLALAGARTIESIISSDLQTGIIQREQLFQRQYRQFAEENGVKKFHTVYDDYAEQHWQKVFDAFLTDEDIVYALAVDDRGYAPTHNSKYQQRAKRIFNDPVGLAAAQTEKALKQVYHRDTGEVIWDFSYPIYVDGQKWGAFRVGVSVARAEEKIAAVRNNVTLLMLLMIALILCAVWVTTNLILKRPLDAILAAVAELAQGRGDLTRRLKIERQDELGILAGYINSMLAQLQEMLRQIYAGGEQVNQQSQLLVNVVEDNSQSIAKVKERTEKLKQAIQQQQQQTTASLQLLVQLAQTVQEVSAGSQNQLRQVEADGLLLRNVAEGMEKAARAAEKVNAESIKAREAAQEGARAVQTTITGMEAIQEAVTATARTIHSLGEQSEQISTIVQMIDDIAEQTNLLALNAAIEAARAGEQGKGFAVVADEVRKLAERSSRATKEINQLVSRIQAGVNEAIAAMENGLSQVSKGVELAEGAGQVLTAIDQAVEEVAEQISSISAIIEEVTASTNEVVGAMQNMTNIAQRNELASREIVQIGDQSRQVMEEIARLAGESSGHSIELDREMEQMRAATQLVAASAEELLQVAEELKQQISQFKTE from the coding sequence GTGGTACAGCGCGGTCTCAGATTCAAGTTGATTTTATCCTTGTTTCTGGTGTTAGCGGTACTGACAGCCAGTTATGGTGTCTATCGCGTTTACTCGGAGCGAACAAGGGTAGAAGCGAATCTGACTGAGAAGGGGATGGGGCTGGCTCTGGCCGGTGCCCGGACCATTGAAAGCATTATCAGTTCGGATTTGCAAACAGGTATTATCCAGCGGGAACAACTTTTTCAGCGCCAGTACCGGCAGTTTGCGGAAGAAAACGGGGTCAAGAAATTCCATACCGTCTATGATGACTATGCCGAACAACACTGGCAAAAGGTTTTTGATGCCTTTTTGACTGATGAAGATATAGTCTATGCCCTGGCTGTGGATGACCGGGGTTATGCTCCGACCCATAACAGCAAATATCAGCAGCGGGCCAAAAGGATTTTCAATGACCCGGTAGGCCTGGCGGCAGCTCAGACCGAAAAAGCCCTGAAACAAGTTTATCACCGGGATACAGGGGAAGTGATCTGGGATTTCAGTTATCCCATTTATGTAGATGGCCAGAAATGGGGAGCTTTTCGGGTCGGGGTCTCGGTGGCCCGGGCAGAGGAGAAAATTGCTGCGGTCCGCAATAATGTAACTCTGCTGATGTTGCTGATGATTGCCCTCATCTTATGTGCGGTCTGGGTGACTACCAATTTGATTCTGAAACGGCCTCTGGATGCTATTCTGGCAGCAGTAGCTGAGCTGGCCCAGGGGCGGGGGGATTTAACCCGGCGCCTTAAAATTGAGCGCCAGGATGAGCTTGGGATTCTTGCGGGTTATATTAATAGCATGCTGGCCCAGTTGCAGGAAATGTTGAGACAGATATATGCCGGCGGAGAACAGGTAAATCAGCAGAGCCAATTACTGGTCAATGTTGTTGAAGATAACTCCCAATCAATTGCAAAAGTGAAAGAACGGACAGAAAAACTAAAACAGGCGATTCAGCAGCAACAACAGCAAACCACCGCCAGTTTGCAATTACTGGTTCAGCTGGCGCAAACAGTGCAGGAAGTTTCTGCTGGCTCTCAGAATCAGTTACGCCAGGTGGAGGCTGATGGACTGCTTTTGCGCAATGTGGCAGAAGGCATGGAAAAGGCTGCGCGAGCGGCAGAAAAAGTCAATGCGGAAAGTATAAAGGCCAGGGAGGCGGCCCAGGAGGGAGCCAGGGCAGTACAAACCACCATTACTGGAATGGAGGCGATTCAGGAGGCAGTAACGGCTACGGCACGCACCATCCATTCCCTGGGGGAACAATCGGAACAAATCAGTACTATTGTGCAGATGATTGACGATATAGCTGAACAGACAAACTTGCTGGCATTGAATGCGGCTATTGAAGCGGCCCGGGCCGGGGAACAGGGCAAAGGCTTTGCGGTTGTGGCCGATGAGGTCCGGAAACTGGCCGAAAGGTCTTCCAGAGCAACCAAGGAAATCAATCAGCTGGTTTCCCGGATTCAGGCTGGTGTAAATGAAGCCATTGCAGCGATGGAAAATGGCTTGTCTCAGGTTAGTAAAGGGGTAGAGCTGGCAGAAGGAGCCGGACAGGTTTTGACCGCCATCGACCAGGCGGTAGAAGAAGTGGCTGAACAGATTAGCAGTATTTCCGCTATCATTGAAGAGGTTACCGCCAGTACCAATGAAGTAGTTGGGGCGATGCAGAACATGACGAACATTGCCCAGCGCAATGAACTGGCCAGCCGGGAAATTGTCCAGATTGGTGACCAAAGCCGACAGGTGATGGAAGAAATCGCCCGTCTGGCAGGAGAGAGCAGCGGTCATAGTATAGAACTGGATCGGGAGATGGAGCAGATGCGGGCAGCTACCCAGCTGGTAGCTGCTTCGGCCGAAGAATTACTGCAGGTGGCAGAAGAACTGAAACAGCAGATCAGCCAGTTTAAAACAGAATAG
- a CDS encoding ferredoxin domain-containing protein, whose translation MVVEGKILEQEGILEVLRLMAIAARTAPKGRGRDTLVTAAVFPGEDLQRLQSEMRRIAEETGSPAAFFARDAGNLDRTAAVFLVGSRSERLGLTPCGYCGFANCQANAAADGICAFNITDLSIAIASAAQVAGLHHVDHRVWFSVGKAAVNLKLLGEDVKIIYGIPLSVSSKNPFFDR comes from the coding sequence ATGGTAGTTGAAGGTAAAATACTGGAACAGGAAGGAATTCTGGAAGTTTTGCGGCTGATGGCCATTGCCGCTCGTACGGCCCCCAAAGGCCGGGGGCGGGATACCCTGGTGACTGCGGCGGTTTTTCCCGGAGAAGATCTGCAGCGTTTACAGAGCGAAATGCGGCGCATTGCTGAAGAAACAGGAAGCCCGGCTGCCTTTTTTGCCCGCGATGCCGGTAACCTGGACCGGACGGCAGCGGTGTTTCTGGTGGGTAGCCGCTCAGAACGTTTGGGCTTGACCCCCTGTGGCTATTGTGGTTTTGCTAATTGCCAGGCCAATGCAGCTGCTGATGGCATCTGTGCCTTTAATATCACCGATTTGAGCATAGCCATTGCTTCTGCAGCGCAGGTTGCCGGTTTACATCATGTTGACCACCGGGTTTGGTTTTCCGTAGGAAAAGCGGCAGTTAATCTAAAACTGCTGGGAGAGGATGTCAAAATCATCTACGGTATACCCCTTTCAGTCAGCAGCAAAAATCCCTTTTTTGACCGTTAA